A stretch of the Streptomyces sp. NBC_00078 genome encodes the following:
- the ddaH gene encoding dimethylargininase, giving the protein MPSKKALVRRPSPRLAEGLVTHVEREKVDAGLAVEQWEAYVEALRTHGWETVEVDPEDDCPDSVFVEDTVVMYKNVALITRPGASSRRDETAGVEEAVARLGCSVNWIWEPGTLDGGDVLKIGDTIYVGRGGRTNAAGVQQLRAAFEPLGARVVAVPVSKVLHLKSAVTALPDGTVIGHIPKVDRPALFPRFLSVPEEAGSHVVLLGGSKLLMAASAPKTAELLADLGHEPVVVDISEFEKLEGCVTCLSVRLRDLYA; this is encoded by the coding sequence GTGCCCAGCAAGAAGGCCCTCGTCCGCCGCCCCAGCCCGCGCCTCGCCGAAGGTCTGGTGACGCACGTCGAGCGGGAGAAGGTCGATGCCGGTCTTGCGGTGGAGCAGTGGGAGGCCTACGTGGAGGCGCTGCGCACCCACGGCTGGGAGACCGTGGAGGTGGATCCGGAGGACGACTGCCCCGACTCGGTGTTCGTCGAGGACACGGTCGTCATGTACAAGAACGTCGCGCTGATCACCAGGCCCGGCGCCTCCTCCCGGCGGGACGAGACGGCCGGGGTCGAGGAGGCCGTGGCGCGCCTCGGCTGTTCGGTGAACTGGATCTGGGAGCCGGGCACCCTGGACGGCGGCGACGTGCTGAAGATCGGCGACACGATCTACGTCGGCCGGGGCGGGCGCACCAACGCGGCCGGCGTGCAGCAGCTGCGGGCCGCCTTCGAGCCGCTGGGAGCGCGGGTCGTCGCCGTGCCGGTGAGCAAGGTGCTGCACCTGAAGTCGGCGGTCACGGCGCTGCCCGACGGGACGGTCATCGGGCACATCCCCAAGGTGGACCGGCCGGCACTGTTCCCGCGCTTCCTGTCGGTGCCCGAGGAGGCCGGCTCCCACGTGGTGCTCCTCGGAGGCAGCAAGCTGCTGATGGCGGCGAGCGCGCCGAAGACGGCGGAACTGCTCGCCGATCTCGGTCACGAGCCGGTCGTGGTGGACATCAGCGAGTTCGAGAAGCTCGAGGGCTGTGTGACATGCCTCTCGGTCCGCTTGAGGGATCTGTACGCCTGA
- a CDS encoding ABC-F family ATP-binding cassette domain-containing protein gives MSTSITCTSLAFTWPDGTPVFEGLDVAFGPGRTGLVGVNGSGKSTLLKLIAGELASADGAVRVAGEVGYLPQNVTLDTQLRVDEVLGIAAQRTALHAIEAGDVAEEHFETVGDDWDVEERALATLGELGLGRIELDRTIGEVSGGESVLLRLAALLLSRPDILLLDEPTNNLDLYARRRLYTAVASWTGVMVVVSHDRELLELVDQIADLRSGEVTWYGGNFSAYEEVLAGEQEAAERMVRVAEADFRKQKRELADAQVKLARRKRYGQKMFEQKREPKIVMGARKRAAQESAGKHRIMHEERLTEAKERLDDAVDAVRDDDEIRVDLPYTAVPPGRTVLTLMDLELAYGARVAGGLDLRGPERVALIGRNGAGKTTLLRTIAGELEPVSGEAHAHVPLRFLPQRLDVLDGELSVAENVARFAPGVTNNRVRARLARFLFRGARADQKAETLSGGERFRAALAALMLAEPAPQLLMLDEPTNNLDMASVRQLTTALDSYEGALVVASHDLPFLESIGITRWLLLDGELRETAPEEVG, from the coding sequence ATGTCTACTTCCATCACTTGTACCTCCCTCGCCTTCACCTGGCCCGACGGCACCCCCGTCTTCGAGGGTCTCGACGTCGCCTTCGGCCCCGGCCGCACCGGCCTCGTCGGGGTCAACGGATCGGGCAAGTCAACCCTGTTGAAGCTGATCGCCGGTGAACTCGCATCGGCCGACGGCGCCGTCCGCGTCGCGGGCGAGGTCGGCTACCTCCCGCAGAACGTCACGCTCGACACGCAGCTGCGCGTCGACGAGGTGCTCGGCATCGCCGCTCAGCGGACCGCGCTGCACGCCATCGAGGCGGGCGACGTGGCCGAGGAGCACTTCGAGACGGTCGGCGACGACTGGGACGTGGAGGAACGCGCCCTCGCCACACTCGGCGAACTCGGGCTCGGCCGCATCGAGTTGGACCGCACCATCGGAGAGGTGTCGGGCGGTGAGTCGGTGCTGCTGCGGCTGGCGGCACTGCTGCTGAGCCGCCCGGACATCCTGCTTCTGGACGAGCCGACGAACAACCTCGACCTGTACGCACGCAGGCGGCTGTACACGGCCGTCGCGTCCTGGACGGGAGTGATGGTCGTGGTCAGCCACGACCGCGAACTCCTGGAGCTGGTCGACCAGATCGCCGATCTGCGCTCGGGGGAGGTCACCTGGTACGGCGGCAACTTCTCCGCGTACGAGGAGGTTCTGGCCGGCGAGCAGGAGGCGGCCGAGCGGATGGTGCGCGTCGCGGAGGCCGACTTCCGCAAGCAGAAGCGCGAACTGGCCGACGCACAGGTGAAGTTGGCCCGCCGTAAGCGGTACGGGCAGAAGATGTTCGAGCAGAAGCGCGAGCCGAAGATCGTCATGGGGGCGCGCAAGCGCGCCGCGCAGGAGTCCGCGGGCAAGCACCGCATCATGCACGAGGAGAGGCTCACCGAGGCCAAGGAGCGGCTCGACGACGCGGTGGACGCCGTACGGGACGACGACGAGATCCGCGTCGACCTGCCCTACACGGCCGTACCGCCGGGCCGCACGGTCCTGACCCTGATGGACCTGGAACTCGCCTACGGGGCGCGCGTGGCGGGCGGACTCGACCTGCGCGGTCCGGAGCGGGTCGCGTTGATCGGGCGCAACGGCGCGGGCAAGACGACGCTGCTGCGGACGATCGCCGGGGAGCTGGAGCCGGTGTCGGGCGAGGCGCACGCGCACGTGCCGCTCCGCTTCCTGCCGCAGCGGCTCGACGTGCTCGACGGCGAGCTGTCCGTCGCCGAGAACGTGGCCCGGTTCGCGCCGGGCGTCACCAACAACCGGGTCCGGGCCCGACTGGCCCGCTTCCTGTTCCGGGGCGCCCGCGCCGACCAGAAGGCGGAGACGCTGTCCGGCGGCGAGCGCTTCCGGGCGGCCCTGGCCGCGCTGATGCTGGCCGAGCCCGCTCCGCAGCTGCTCATGCTCGATGAGCCGACCAACAACCTCGACATGGCGAGCGTCCGGCAGCTGACGACGGCCCTGGATTCCTACGAGGGAGCGCTCGTCGTGGCCAGTCACGACCTGCCGTTCCTGGAGTCGATCGGCATCACCCGGTGGCTGCTGCTCGACGGCGAGCTGCGGGAAACGGCTCCGGAGGAGGTGGGGTAG
- a CDS encoding GPP34 family phosphoprotein codes for MPYGSLSLPARLCLLAWDTERAKVTGAARLHQLVRAGALTELAQRGLLTDEDGIATPVDMDSATGDAALDGLLELIRESRPHRWQTWVTLHARVTLDAVREQLTAQGYLRAVKKRVLGVFPSVDHVLEQPAVVDALCEEARQVLQGPVPVAEVCDRDAAVVALAAAAELRTLVPAGDRKRHTERVEALTERAGAAAPALRKVVTEVHTALVASLTAVAVATGE; via the coding sequence GTGCCCTACGGCTCGCTCTCACTGCCCGCCCGGCTCTGTCTGCTCGCCTGGGACACGGAACGGGCCAAGGTCACCGGCGCCGCCCGCCTCCACCAGCTGGTGCGGGCCGGTGCCCTCACCGAACTGGCCCAGCGCGGTCTGCTCACGGACGAGGACGGCATCGCCACACCCGTCGACATGGACTCCGCCACCGGGGACGCCGCCCTCGACGGCCTCCTGGAGCTGATCCGGGAGTCCCGGCCGCACCGGTGGCAGACGTGGGTGACCCTCCACGCGCGCGTGACCCTGGACGCCGTACGGGAGCAGCTGACCGCACAGGGATATCTGCGGGCGGTGAAGAAGCGGGTCCTCGGGGTCTTCCCGAGCGTGGACCACGTACTGGAGCAGCCCGCCGTCGTGGACGCGCTGTGCGAGGAGGCGCGGCAGGTGCTCCAGGGCCCGGTGCCGGTCGCCGAGGTCTGTGACCGGGACGCGGCCGTGGTCGCCCTGGCCGCCGCCGCGGAGCTGCGCACGCTGGTACCGGCCGGCGACCGCAAGCGCCACACGGAGCGCGTGGAGGCGCTGACCGAGCGGGCCGGCGCGGCGGCGCCCGCGCTGCGGAAGGTCGTCACGGAGGTGCACACGGCCCTGGTCGCGTCCCTGACGGCGGTCGCGGTGGCAACCGGCGAGTGA